The genome window AGCATACGGATACGGGTAAGAATGAGAGATTGAGTGAAGGAATGGGTAAGCGGTAACGTAGGGTGGAACTGGCGCAGGGCCAGGCGCGCCAGTAGCGCCGCGTACAGCTCGGCGGCGGCCGTAGGTGTGGCCGCAGCAGAAGGGGCTAGCGCGGCTGAGTCGGCTAGAAATTCGTGGGTAGTTTCCAGAGCCCGGGGGTACAAGTGCACGAAGGGGCAGGGCCAGAGCAGGGCCCGCGCCACCTCCAGCAGCAGCCGCTGCCGGGTGTGCCGCTGCTGCACGTGCGCTACCTCATGGGCCAGCACGACTTCCGCCTCGGCGGACGTGAGCGAAGCGGTTTCATCCCAGAACACCCAGCGCCCGAAAGAGCTAACCGGCCGCTGCCCACCCGTAAGCACCAGGATGTAATCGGGGTGTTTCTGCCGCGGCCAGCGGCGGGTAGTTAGCCACAACTGCAGCACCTGCAGGCCAAGCCGGGCTAGCAGCGCCAGGGTTACCAGCAGATAGAGCAAGGGCAACCAAGCCAGCAAGTACACATCCGAAAGTTCGGGCCGGGTGCCGGTAGCGGTGATGCGCACAGTAGGTAGCAGGCCGCCAGCCAGAAGGGAACTGCCTGCTAAAACGCCCCAGCGCGGGAGTAACCCCGTGAGGGCCGGGGCCGCAACTTCCAGCAGCACGGGCAGCGCCAGCACTAGCCAGGGAGTTAGCAGCAGAAACCGGCGGTTATAGTGAAAGCACCGCTCCCGGCGCAGGGCGAGGTAGTAAAAGGCCCACCCTGCACCCAAGGCCAGCGTGCTTTGCACCAGCCAGTTAAGCAGGTCGGTTGGGGTCGTCGGGAGTAGGAGGGTCAGCATCGGGCGGCGGGGTAGCAGAAGATGACTGGGCATGACGGAGCAGCTCGTCGAGCTGCTGGGTATCGAGGTTTTCTTCTTTGGCGAAAAAGGAAACCAGCCGGGTAAACGACCCGCCGAAGTACCCGCCCAGCAGCTTGCGCAGGGAAAAGCGGCGGTACTCGTCTTGGGCAATGAGGGGGTAGTAGCGGTGGGTGCGCCCAAAGGCTTCGTGGCCCACAAAGCCCTTTTGCTCCAGAATGCGGATGATGGTGGAAACGGTGGTGTAGGCCGGGGTAGGGGCGGGTAACTCCGGCACCACGTCCTTCACGAAAGAAGGGCCGCGCAGCCACAGTACCTGCATTACCTGTTCTTCGGCGCGGGTAAGCTCTGGAAATGATGGGTCAGACATGAAGGATGTGCTAGTGTGATTCTAATGTATGACTATATTTTTAGTTTTAAAACTAATTATTTAGATAAACATGTTCAAAGTCATTTTTTAAGTAGCCATTGCGCGTTATCTTCTGGAGAAGATGCGCTTGCGCAGCAGCTGAATCAGCTGGCATGCTGACGCCGCCAGCCTACCCCCCTAATTCGGGCAAGCACCACGGCTGCGGCCCGTAGACTGTTAACTACTGACTGGGCACTCCTTATATAGTGTACTGTGCCGTGTGCCCAGCCTAAAAAAGTACTTGCTACCGTTCTAGTTGGCCGTGTAAATAGTACCCGATAGTAGTAAAGCAGGAACAAGCCTGGCTGCCGACGGTGTTAAGGCTCCAGATACTTCATTGTCAAAACCTTCCTCTGTGACTATACCTTCCTTACGCCGCGTCCTGGCTCGTCCGGCGGGCAACTGCCTGCTGTGGCTGAGCATGTTGCTGCTCGTGGCTCCTAGCTGCAAAAGCAACTCGCCGGAGCCCACGGCGGCTAGCCCTACCGCGCCCCCACCTACCCCGGAACCTACCCCTACTGTACTGGTTGGTAGTACCCTAATTGGGGAATACAGCACGGCTACTCTGGCCGGGCGGGTAGGCGACATTCCGTTAGTAGGGGCCTTGGCCCGCTTTCCCATTAAGGTGTACCGCCTCACTTATACCACCCGCAACACCGATGGCAAGGCCATTACGGCTTCGGGTGCGGTGCTGGTGCCCGTAACCACGCAGGCGCTGCCGGTAATCAGCTACCAGCACGGCACGTTGCGGCCCGATGATGAGGACCGGGCGCCTTCCTACTACAACTCCGGCAGCGAGCTGTGGTCGGCGGTTTCAGTGCTGGCTTCTACGGGCTACGTGGTTTCGGCTCCCGACTACATTGGCTACGGCGCCTCCAAGGCCCAGCACCACCCCTACGAGCATGGGGCTTCCCTGGCCTCAGCCTCGGCCGATATGCTGCGGGCTGCCCGGGAGTTTTGTAAGCAGCAGAACATTGCCGTAAATCAGAAGAATTTCCTGCTGGGCTACTCGGAGGGCGGTTACGCCACTATGGCCCTGCACAAGCTGCTGGAGGAGAAGTACGCCGCTGAACTGCCAGTTACGGCCAGTGCCCCCGGCGCGGGTGCCTACCACAAAACGGCCTTTGCCCAGTACATTCTAAAGTCGGATCAGCCCCTGAATTTTCTGAGCACCTACGTGTGGGTCCTCACGACGTACAACCGCGTGTACGGGCTGAACCGGCCGCTGTCCGCCTATTTCAAAGAGCCTTACGCCACCCGCCTGCAGGCAAATCCGTTCAGCTCCGTGCCCAGCTTGCCTTCCCAACTTTTCGCCGATTCTTTTAAGCAGGCAGTGCTCAACAACACCGATGCCCCCCTCACGGCCGCCTTCCGCGACAACGACCTCCACGACTGGCGGCCCAAAGCGCCCCTAGCGCTTTTCCACGGCACCGCCGATGACTACGTGCCCTTCTTCAACTCCCAGGATGCCTACAATGCCATGCGGGCCCGCGGAGCCACCCAGGTGCAGCTAAAGCCCATTCAGGGCGGTAACCACTTTACTTCGGTGGGTACCTACACGCTCCAGGCCTTTGCCTTCATTTCTCAGTATTAAAGCTGTCTGATAATACTTTATAAAAAAGGCCCGCCTGTTACTTCAGCAGGCGGGCCTTTTTTGCGCGCTGATTACTTGCTAGAAACGAGTAGCCGATGGTTGTTCGGCGTGAGGTGCTACTGCTTGTCGGGTCCAGGCCCCACTAAGAGCGGCCAAGCCGCCAACCAGCCCAACCAACAGCCCGCTCACAAACACCAGCGTCCAGCCATTTCCTCCCAGGGGTAGGAGGGTAGCTAGCCTGGCTGCCAAGCGGGCCGCCCCGTGGGTGTGCAGCCACAACGCCGGCAGCCACCAGCTAAGGCCAGCTCCCAGTAAACCCGCCAGAAACGCCCGGCCCCCATTACCGCCGCGCCAGGCCGCTACCCCACAGCAGATGGGCACAATGCTCCACCACGGCAGCACCAGCTGCGCCAAAGAGCACAGCACAAAAAGCAGAAAAGTCAGAAACCAAAAGCGAGACATAAAAGGGAGTAGTAAGTCAGGGGAAAAGCAGCCGCAAATTGCTGGTGTGGGCTACTCCAGTCG of Hymenobacter sublimis contains these proteins:
- a CDS encoding M56 family metallopeptidase codes for the protein MLTLLLPTTPTDLLNWLVQSTLALGAGWAFYYLALRRERCFHYNRRFLLLTPWLVLALPVLLEVAAPALTGLLPRWGVLAGSSLLAGGLLPTVRITATGTRPELSDVYLLAWLPLLYLLVTLALLARLGLQVLQLWLTTRRWPRQKHPDYILVLTGGQRPVSSFGRWVFWDETASLTSAEAEVVLAHEVAHVQQRHTRQRLLLEVARALLWPCPFVHLYPRALETTHEFLADSAALAPSAAATPTAAAELYAALLARLALRQFHPTLPLTHSFTQSLILTRIRMLTSQSPIRRWKQWLALPLGAVLLLTVACEKATSPANPATAAQDNMPAPPPSPLAEEAPAPPLPPAYTYVEQMPEYAGGSKQLLADIGKLAQYPAVAKAEKLGGRVFITFIVAADGSLQNIYIREAIQGQVKDFGADGEQMVATLTTPAAQALNEVALNAVRNLPGRWQPGRQDGKAVAVLYTVPITFTP
- a CDS encoding alpha/beta hydrolase family protein: MTIPSLRRVLARPAGNCLLWLSMLLLVAPSCKSNSPEPTAASPTAPPPTPEPTPTVLVGSTLIGEYSTATLAGRVGDIPLVGALARFPIKVYRLTYTTRNTDGKAITASGAVLVPVTTQALPVISYQHGTLRPDDEDRAPSYYNSGSELWSAVSVLASTGYVVSAPDYIGYGASKAQHHPYEHGASLASASADMLRAAREFCKQQNIAVNQKNFLLGYSEGGYATMALHKLLEEKYAAELPVTASAPGAGAYHKTAFAQYILKSDQPLNFLSTYVWVLTTYNRVYGLNRPLSAYFKEPYATRLQANPFSSVPSLPSQLFADSFKQAVLNNTDAPLTAAFRDNDLHDWRPKAPLALFHGTADDYVPFFNSQDAYNAMRARGATQVQLKPIQGGNHFTSVGTYTLQAFAFISQY
- a CDS encoding BlaI/MecI/CopY family transcriptional regulator, producing the protein MSDPSFPELTRAEEQVMQVLWLRGPSFVKDVVPELPAPTPAYTTVSTIIRILEQKGFVGHEAFGRTHRYYPLIAQDEYRRFSLRKLLGGYFGGSFTRLVSFFAKEENLDTQQLDELLRHAQSSSATPPPDADPPTPDDPNRPA